A region from the Streptosporangium sp. NBC_01756 genome encodes:
- a CDS encoding SigE family RNA polymerase sigma factor: MSLSGTTPDPEIELLSHGEPLARDRIDVAALFADHHLGLVRLALLMVGDQATAEDVVQEAFTRTHAGRHRLRDPGRALTYIRSAVLNGSRSVLRRRAVAFRRPVPYEPPVWSAEHAALLGEERREVLVALRALPGRQREALTLRYYLDLSDLEIAETMGIGAGTARSTIARGLAALARKLGEES, from the coding sequence ATGTCATTGTCGGGGACCACCCCAGATCCCGAAATCGAGCTGCTCTCCCATGGAGAGCCGCTGGCCAGGGACCGCATCGACGTCGCGGCGCTGTTCGCCGACCACCACCTCGGCCTGGTACGGCTGGCGCTGCTCATGGTGGGGGACCAGGCCACGGCCGAGGACGTGGTGCAGGAGGCGTTCACCCGCACGCACGCGGGCCGGCACCGCCTGCGCGATCCCGGGCGCGCGCTGACCTACATCCGCTCGGCGGTGCTCAACGGCTCCCGTTCCGTGCTGCGGCGCCGGGCGGTGGCGTTCCGGCGGCCCGTGCCGTACGAGCCGCCCGTCTGGTCCGCCGAACACGCCGCCCTGCTCGGCGAGGAGCGCCGCGAGGTGCTGGTGGCACTGCGCGCGCTGCCGGGTCGGCAGCGCGAGGCGCTGACGCTCCGCTACTACCTCGACCTGTCCGACCTGGAGATCGCCGAGACCATGGGGATCGGTGCCGGCACGGCCCGGTCCACCATCGCGCGCGGGCTGGCCGCCCTCGCCCGCAAGCTTGGGGAGGAATCATGA
- the tmk gene encoding dTMP kinase, translating to MTTPGRPTARRKPSNVLANAPFRKLWTAMSVCSLGDWLNIIALTALAGNLTSGSGYKVQSLAIGGVFVVKMLPAILLGPLAGAFADRFDRRLTMFFSDLLRFALVLSIPLVGNYQWVLIATFLVECVNLFWVPAKDATVPNLVPKERLEEANQLNLLVTYGTAPVAALLFAVLSIANDALGRFVPYFSGRDTYLALFVNAIAYLVSAFIIFTLRDIPTANRTATAVSTPSVLRQIVDGWRFVGANRLIRGLVIGMLGAFAAGGAVVGVAKIYVEVLGGGDAAYGVVFGSVFVGMASGMFFGPRLLRELSRRRLFGLSIIVAGVALAAIAIIHNLVIVVMLTVVLGACAGIAWIIGYTMIGLEVEDGLRGRTFSFLQSLARVVLLLVVAVAPTLAGLFGRHEIVIGNERIYEFDGSNLVLLIGALLAIIVGFLALRHMDDRKGVPIASDLFAAVRGERFAPETAEQPRGMFIAFEGGEGSGKTTQSRLLAIWLRDQGFDVVQTREPGSTKVGMRLRAILLDAVHQGLSARSEALLYAADRAEHVEKVIRPSLYRGSMVICDRYVDSSLAYQGAGRSLDPADVARVNAWATGGLVPDLTVLIDTPPSVGLARLGGAADRIESEPLEFHERVRREFRALAAASPDRYLVIDGTLAQDQISLLIHDRVREVLPDPVPRESEDATGTIPVIRD from the coding sequence ATGACCACCCCTGGCCGACCCACCGCGCGCCGCAAGCCCTCCAACGTGCTGGCCAATGCCCCGTTCCGCAAGTTGTGGACGGCCATGTCGGTGTGCAGCCTCGGAGACTGGCTGAACATCATCGCGCTGACCGCGCTGGCCGGAAACCTCACCAGCGGATCCGGTTACAAGGTCCAGAGCCTGGCCATCGGCGGTGTCTTCGTGGTGAAGATGCTCCCGGCCATCCTGCTGGGCCCGCTCGCGGGCGCGTTCGCCGACCGGTTCGACCGCAGGCTGACGATGTTCTTCTCCGACCTGCTGCGGTTCGCGCTGGTCCTGTCGATCCCGCTGGTCGGCAACTACCAGTGGGTGCTCATCGCCACGTTCCTGGTCGAGTGCGTCAATCTCTTCTGGGTCCCCGCCAAGGACGCCACGGTGCCGAATCTGGTGCCCAAGGAGCGGCTGGAGGAGGCCAACCAGCTCAACCTCCTGGTCACGTACGGCACCGCCCCGGTCGCCGCGCTGCTCTTCGCGGTGCTGTCGATCGCCAACGACGCCCTGGGCAGGTTCGTCCCGTACTTCTCCGGCCGTGACACCTATCTGGCGCTGTTCGTCAACGCCATCGCCTACCTGGTGTCGGCCTTCATCATCTTCACGCTCAGGGACATCCCCACCGCCAACAGGACGGCCACCGCGGTCTCCACCCCGTCGGTGCTGCGCCAGATCGTCGACGGCTGGCGTTTCGTCGGCGCCAACCGGCTGATCCGCGGTCTGGTCATCGGCATGCTCGGCGCGTTCGCCGCCGGCGGCGCGGTGGTCGGGGTGGCCAAGATCTACGTGGAGGTGCTGGGCGGCGGCGACGCGGCCTACGGCGTGGTGTTCGGCTCGGTCTTCGTCGGCATGGCCTCCGGCATGTTCTTCGGGCCCAGGTTGCTGCGCGAGCTGTCCCGGCGGCGGCTGTTCGGACTGTCGATCATCGTGGCCGGGGTGGCGCTGGCCGCGATCGCGATCATCCACAATCTGGTGATCGTCGTCATGCTCACCGTGGTGCTGGGGGCGTGCGCCGGGATCGCGTGGATCATCGGCTACACCATGATCGGCCTGGAGGTGGAGGACGGCCTGCGCGGCCGTACGTTCTCCTTCCTGCAGTCCCTCGCCCGGGTCGTCCTGCTGCTGGTCGTCGCGGTCGCCCCGACGCTGGCGGGGCTGTTCGGCAGGCACGAGATCGTCATCGGCAACGAGAGGATCTACGAGTTCGACGGGTCCAACCTGGTGCTGCTGATCGGCGCGCTGCTGGCGATCATCGTCGGGTTCCTCGCCCTGCGGCACATGGACGACCGCAAGGGCGTGCCGATCGCCTCCGACCTGTTCGCGGCGGTGCGCGGTGAGCGGTTCGCGCCCGAGACCGCCGAACAGCCGCGCGGGATGTTCATCGCGTTCGAGGGCGGCGAGGGGTCGGGTAAGACCACCCAGTCCAGGCTGCTCGCGATCTGGCTCCGGGACCAGGGCTTCGACGTGGTGCAGACCCGGGAGCCCGGCTCGACCAAGGTGGGCATGCGGCTGCGCGCGATCCTCCTGGACGCCGTGCACCAGGGGCTGTCGGCGCGCTCGGAGGCACTGCTGTACGCGGCCGACCGGGCCGAGCATGTGGAGAAGGTCATCCGCCCGTCGCTCTACCGGGGTTCCATGGTGATCTGTGACCGCTACGTGGACTCCTCGCTGGCCTACCAGGGTGCCGGGCGGTCGTTGGACCCGGCCGACGTGGCCAGGGTCAACGCCTGGGCCACCGGGGGGCTCGTCCCCGACCTGACCGTGCTCATCGACACTCCGCCGTCCGTCGGCCTGGCCCGGCTGGGCGGGGCCGCCGACCGGATCGAGTCCGAGCCGCTGGAGTTCCACGAGCGGGTGCGCCGGGAGTTCCGCGCGCTGGCCGCCGCCAGCCCGGACCGCTATCTGGTCATCGACGGGACCCTCGCCCAGGACCAGATCTCCCTGCTCATCCACGACCGGGTCCGCGAGGTGCTGCCCGACCCGGTGCCACGGGAGTCGGAGGACGCCACCGGCACGATCCCCGTCATCCGCGACTGA
- a CDS encoding DUF5703 family protein: MVFALEGDSTITRRVPPALPFLAGTLLPTSLFALVPRFLPSWVTRSGSGTLQGKSLGRTIKPYECRRPPAHPRRLIAVLDYSYLVLHLPRGISRDAARQILTEHAEYGDWELDRLRLYPDGRRDVRLRRKIIRVTRTM; encoded by the coding sequence ATGGTCTTCGCCTTGGAAGGCGACTCGACGATCACCAGGCGGGTTCCGCCGGCGTTGCCGTTCTTGGCTGGCACGCTGCTTCCTACCTCGCTGTTCGCATTGGTTCCCCGTTTTCTTCCCTCCTGGGTTACCCGATCTGGATCGGGAACACTCCAAGGGAAGTCGCTAGGACGCACAATAAAGCCCTATGAGTGCCGACGTCCCCCAGCCCACCCTCGGAGACTAATCGCTGTGCTCGACTACTCCTACTTGGTTCTCCATCTTCCGCGTGGCATCTCGAGGGACGCCGCTCGGCAGATTCTGACCGAACACGCAGAATATGGCGACTGGGAACTCGACCGTCTGCGACTGTATCCCGACGGCCGCCGGGACGTCCGACTGCGTCGCAAGATCATACGCGTGACCAGGACGATGTGA
- a CDS encoding permease-like cell division protein FtsX: MTATENRLREALSAAAVTAVDVRPLTVPARRRSRVPLRVTAVALAVAATAFGVVRLAAPSPASPMSQGETIVAMSMGGEAPGERAEVSVFFCKENNPFPNCKGGKTTETEKENLVRMLEARPEVKSVTFEDRQTAWENFRQQNQDNPGLINVVVSEDMSESFRVRTREGADSLAVARAAHELPGVSNVIDLPCLLERASLWGTIKSKLPWSDDEDQCSFMGKGR, from the coding sequence ATGACCGCCACCGAGAACCGCCTGCGCGAGGCCCTGTCGGCCGCCGCCGTGACCGCCGTCGACGTCCGCCCGCTGACCGTCCCGGCCCGCCGCCGGTCCCGGGTGCCTCTCCGTGTCACCGCCGTCGCCCTGGCCGTCGCCGCGACGGCCTTCGGAGTCGTACGGCTCGCCGCACCCTCCCCGGCTTCTCCAATGTCGCAGGGGGAGACCATCGTTGCGATGTCCATGGGCGGTGAAGCGCCCGGCGAGAGGGCCGAGGTCTCGGTCTTCTTCTGCAAGGAGAACAATCCCTTCCCCAACTGCAAGGGTGGAAAGACCACCGAAACGGAGAAGGAGAACCTTGTACGGATGCTGGAGGCCCGGCCCGAGGTGAAGAGCGTCACCTTCGAGGATCGGCAGACGGCCTGGGAGAACTTCCGGCAGCAGAACCAGGATAATCCCGGTCTGATCAACGTAGTGGTCTCGGAGGACATGTCCGAGTCCTTCCGGGTCAGGACCAGGGAAGGGGCAGACTCCCTGGCTGTGGCCCGGGCCGCGCACGAACTGCCCGGCGTGTCCAACGTCATCGACCTGCCCTGCCTCCTTGAGCGCGCCTCCCTGTGGGGGACCATCAAGAGCAAGCTTCCATGGTCCGATGACGAGGATCAGTGCTCCTTCATGGGCAAGGGGAGGTGA
- a CDS encoding chaplin family protein, translating to MRTWVKGTAPAALLALGVMALGSGTALADTSGDGSIGGGNQVNLPITLPIDISGNAVAVAGESAASSQGGASVENVGGGDGIPNETSGRGSILGGNQVNAPITAPINACGNALSVFGSSQAGCKGGASVSNTGRGGAGGNRTDGDRSILGGNQIVAPITAPVNACGNSVAVLGDAVAGCEGGASVRNGGRGGAGGNTTSGRGSILGGNQIVAPITAPVNVCGNSVAVLGGAFSGCKGGAEVTDGGRPDWWPGGPGCPVHPGRPCGHGGHGGSGGHGGNGGHGYPGGKGGPGGKGGHGGQGGHGGPGWNGGPGWNGRPGWNGGPGWKGSTGNDTDGRFGAGSGNQIVAPITAPVNACGNAVGNALAGCPGGVIVDNSGGGRGGAGGNRTDGDHSILGGNQIVAPITAPINVCGNAVAVLGGAFAGCKGGASVRNGGRGGAGGNTTSGRGSILGGNQIIAPITAPINVCGNAVAVLGDAAAGCLGGSHVGEPGSGGSGHWARMATRKNSGLVPALPVVPALGGAKPGAAAQGAAVPAAGGTHEMAALPELPVMPGTGSGVQQAGSPLAPVTGVVSSTPLGGALPTSGLGLMSAAQPAGVTGMNSGSLAALLLGAMAAVSATLFVATRRLRFGKR from the coding sequence ATGCGTACGTGGGTTAAGGGCACGGCTCCCGCGGCCCTGCTCGCGCTGGGTGTCATGGCTCTCGGCAGCGGTACGGCTCTCGCCGACACCTCCGGTGACGGCTCCATCGGCGGCGGCAACCAGGTCAACCTTCCGATCACCCTGCCGATCGACATCAGCGGAAACGCCGTCGCCGTCGCGGGTGAGTCGGCCGCGTCCTCCCAGGGTGGCGCGTCCGTCGAGAACGTCGGCGGCGGCGACGGCATCCCCAACGAGACCTCCGGCCGGGGCAGCATCCTGGGCGGTAACCAGGTCAACGCCCCGATCACCGCGCCGATCAATGCCTGCGGCAACGCGCTGTCGGTGTTCGGCAGTTCCCAGGCGGGCTGCAAGGGCGGCGCGTCCGTCAGTAACACCGGCCGGGGCGGGGCCGGCGGCAACCGGACGGACGGTGACCGCAGCATTCTGGGCGGTAACCAGATCGTCGCGCCGATCACCGCACCGGTCAACGCCTGCGGCAACTCGGTCGCGGTCCTCGGTGACGCCGTCGCGGGTTGCGAAGGCGGTGCCTCGGTGCGGAACGGCGGCCGGGGCGGGGCGGGTGGCAACACCACCTCCGGCCGGGGCAGCATCCTGGGCGGTAACCAGATCGTCGCGCCGATCACCGCGCCGGTCAACGTCTGCGGCAACTCGGTCGCGGTCCTCGGCGGGGCTTTCTCCGGCTGCAAGGGCGGTGCCGAGGTGACCGACGGCGGAAGGCCGGACTGGTGGCCGGGAGGTCCCGGCTGCCCCGTTCATCCCGGCCGTCCCTGCGGACACGGCGGGCACGGCGGTTCCGGTGGACACGGCGGAAACGGTGGACACGGCTATCCGGGCGGTAAGGGCGGTCCTGGCGGTAAGGGCGGGCACGGTGGCCAGGGCGGTCACGGCGGCCCTGGTTGGAACGGCGGCCCTGGTTGGAACGGTAGGCCCGGCTGGAATGGCGGTCCCGGCTGGAAGGGCTCGACCGGCAACGACACCGACGGCCGTTTCGGCGCCGGCAGTGGCAACCAGATCGTCGCGCCGATCACCGCGCCGGTCAACGCCTGTGGAAACGCGGTCGGCAACGCCCTGGCGGGTTGCCCGGGCGGCGTGATCGTCGACAACTCCGGCGGCGGCCGGGGCGGGGCCGGCGGCAACCGGACGGACGGCGACCACAGCATTCTGGGCGGTAACCAGATCGTCGCGCCGATCACCGCGCCGATCAACGTCTGCGGCAACGCCGTCGCGGTCCTCGGCGGGGCCTTCGCCGGGTGCAAGGGCGGTGCCTCGGTGCGGAACGGCGGCCGGGGTGGGGCGGGTGGCAACACCACCTCCGGCCGGGGCAGCATCCTGGGCGGTAACCAGATCATCGCGCCGATCACCGCGCCGATCAACGTCTGCGGCAACGCCGTCGCCGTTCTGGGTGACGCCGCGGCCGGTTGTCTGGGGGGCTCACACGTCGGCGAGCCGGGAAGCGGGGGCTCCGGCCACTGGGCCCGGATGGCCACCCGCAAGAACAGCGGCCTCGTGCCGGCGCTCCCCGTCGTCCCGGCGCTCGGCGGTGCCAAGCCGGGCGCGGCGGCGCAGGGCGCAGCCGTCCCCGCCGCCGGGGGAACGCACGAGATGGCCGCTCTGCCCGAGCTTCCGGTCATGCCCGGCACCGGGTCGGGCGTCCAGCAGGCCGGTTCGCCGTTGGCGCCGGTGACCGGAGTGGTCTCCTCCACCCCGCTCGGCGGCGCGCTCCCCACGAGTGGCCTCGGCCTGATGAGTGCCGCTCAGCCCGCCGGAGTGACCGGAATGAACTCCGGCTCACTGGCCGCCCTGCTGCTCGGCGCGATGGCCGCCGTCTCCGCGACGCTCTTCGTGGCCACTCGCCGGCTCCGCTTCGGCAAGCGGTAG
- a CDS encoding glycosyltransferase family 4 protein yields MKISFLILNAYGMGGTIRSTFDLAGKLSERHEVEVISVFQHTDLPFLPLAPRVRLRSLVDLREGARVRWPYTKKAERLSAQESALIHPEERAYSSFTAWSDDVLRRELRRLRTDVLVTTRAGLNIMAARFARRRVVTIAQEHLHFEAHEPGIFQEIQQWYPKLDAVVTLTEADEQDYRAMLDQAPTRVYTIGNGLADVPRPRSRQENRIVLAAGRLVPVKGYDRLLKAFARVVEERPDWKLRIYGEGRVSEKLVKLAVKLRLHNNVTFMGPTGDIEGELAKASIHAVSSRFEGFGMTIIEAFACGVPVVSFDCPRGPREIITSGHDGLLVPPDDVEALAEGLLKMIDDDEGRHRMARNALETARGYDISMIVERWEGSFADLVR; encoded by the coding sequence ATGAAGATCTCCTTTCTGATCCTCAACGCCTACGGCATGGGTGGAACGATCCGGTCCACCTTCGACCTCGCCGGCAAGCTGTCCGAGCGGCACGAGGTCGAGGTGATCAGCGTCTTCCAGCACACCGATCTCCCCTTCCTGCCGCTGGCGCCCCGGGTCCGGCTGCGTTCGCTGGTGGATCTGCGGGAGGGGGCCCGGGTCCGCTGGCCGTACACGAAGAAGGCGGAACGGCTGAGCGCGCAGGAGAGTGCGTTGATCCATCCTGAGGAGCGCGCCTACTCCTCCTTCACCGCGTGGAGTGACGACGTTCTCCGGCGGGAACTGCGGCGGCTCCGCACCGACGTACTGGTCACCACCCGGGCCGGGCTGAACATCATGGCGGCCAGGTTCGCCCGCAGGCGGGTCGTCACGATCGCCCAGGAACACCTGCACTTCGAGGCCCACGAGCCCGGCATCTTCCAGGAGATCCAGCAGTGGTACCCGAAGCTGGACGCGGTCGTCACCCTCACCGAGGCCGACGAACAGGACTACCGCGCCATGCTCGACCAGGCGCCGACGCGGGTCTACACCATCGGCAACGGGCTTGCCGACGTGCCGCGTCCCCGGTCCCGGCAGGAGAACCGGATCGTGCTCGCGGCCGGTCGGCTGGTGCCGGTCAAGGGCTATGACCGGTTGCTGAAGGCGTTCGCCAGGGTCGTCGAGGAACGCCCGGACTGGAAGCTGCGCATCTACGGTGAGGGCCGGGTCAGCGAAAAGCTCGTCAAGCTGGCCGTCAAGCTGCGCCTGCACAACAACGTGACGTTCATGGGGCCGACCGGTGACATCGAGGGCGAACTGGCCAAGGCCTCGATCCACGCGGTCAGCTCCCGCTTCGAGGGTTTCGGCATGACCATCATCGAGGCGTTCGCGTGCGGGGTGCCGGTGGTCAGCTTCGACTGCCCCCGGGGACCTCGCGAGATCATCACCTCCGGCCACGACGGGCTGCTGGTCCCACCCGACGACGTCGAGGCCCTGGCCGAGGGGCTACTCAAGATGATCGACGACGATGAGGGCCGTCACCGGATGGCCCGCAACGCCCTGGAGACGGCCAGGGGCTACGACATCTCCATGATCGTGGAACGGTGGGAGGGATCCTTCGCCGACCTCGTGCGCTGA
- a CDS encoding DNA polymerase III subunit delta' produces MGVFDDLVGQERAAVTLRRAADGAAEMLAGGPGGGMTHAWLFTGPPGSGREEAARAFAAALFCPDRGCGHCDMCHQVTVGSHPDLEVVRTEGLSYGIKETRQLILRAAGAPTLGRWRVVLFEGADRMPERASNALLKAIEEPPPKTVWLLCTPSPADLVITIRSRCRVVTLVTPPTAAVAHALVTRDNIPPDMAEYVARATQGHLERARRLALDPEMRARREAVLSIPRSLTGLGECVTAAERLVDTAKKEAEALSSALDEGEITEIRKIYGEGSSGKGLNKGLIRGGAGALKDLEKLQKSRSTRTQRDVIDAALLDLVAFYRDVLAVQFGAPVELANEDRRADLDELARSSVPEDTLRRIDAIMHCRERLAANVNPQMAVEAMTISLRQPRL; encoded by the coding sequence GTGGGAGTCTTCGATGACCTTGTGGGGCAGGAGCGGGCGGCGGTAACGCTCCGCCGCGCCGCCGACGGGGCCGCCGAGATGCTGGCCGGGGGGCCCGGTGGCGGGATGACCCACGCGTGGCTGTTCACCGGACCCCCGGGCTCCGGCCGGGAGGAGGCGGCGCGGGCGTTCGCCGCCGCGCTGTTCTGCCCCGACCGGGGGTGCGGCCACTGCGACATGTGCCACCAGGTGACCGTCGGCTCCCATCCCGACCTGGAAGTCGTCCGCACCGAGGGCCTTTCCTACGGCATCAAGGAGACCCGCCAGCTCATTCTCCGGGCGGCCGGGGCTCCGACGCTGGGGCGCTGGCGGGTCGTTCTCTTCGAAGGGGCCGACCGGATGCCGGAGCGTGCCTCCAACGCGCTGCTCAAGGCGATCGAGGAGCCGCCGCCGAAGACGGTCTGGCTGCTCTGCACCCCGTCGCCCGCCGATCTTGTCATCACCATCCGGTCGCGCTGCAGGGTGGTCACGCTGGTCACCCCGCCCACGGCGGCGGTCGCCCATGCGCTGGTGACCCGCGACAACATTCCGCCGGACATGGCGGAGTACGTCGCCAGGGCCACCCAGGGCCATCTGGAGCGGGCCCGGCGGCTGGCCCTGGACCCGGAGATGCGCGCACGGCGCGAGGCGGTGCTCTCCATTCCCCGATCCCTCACCGGGCTGGGGGAATGCGTCACGGCGGCGGAGCGGTTGGTGGACACCGCCAAGAAAGAGGCCGAAGCGCTCTCCTCGGCGCTGGACGAGGGGGAGATCACCGAGATCCGCAAGATCTACGGTGAGGGTTCCTCGGGGAAGGGACTGAACAAAGGCCTGATCCGCGGCGGGGCCGGCGCGCTCAAGGACCTGGAGAAACTGCAGAAGTCCCGGTCCACCCGGACCCAGCGGGACGTCATCGACGCGGCGCTGCTCGACCTGGTCGCCTTCTACCGCGACGTGCTGGCCGTGCAGTTCGGTGCACCCGTGGAACTGGCCAACGAGGACCGCCGGGCCGACCTGGACGAGCTGGCCCGTTCCTCCGTCCCCGAGGACACCCTGCGCAGGATCGACGCGATCATGCACTGCCGGGAGCGACTGGCGGCCAACGTCAACCCGCAGATGGCCGTCGAGGCGATGACGATCTCGCTGCGGCAACCTCGTCTGTGA
- the topA gene encoding type I DNA topoisomerase, with translation MPAKNGNAGGTRLVIVESPSKAKTIAGYLGRGYVVESSIGHIRDLPEKADDIPEKYKGESWARLGVNVDSEFEPLYVVNHDKKAQVSKLKQLLKDADELYLATDEDREGEAIAWHLREVLNPKVPVHRMVFHEITPRAIQDAVDNPRALNLRLVDAQETRRILDRLYGYEVSPVLWKKVKPRLSAGRVQSVATRLVVERERERLAFTSASYWDLQALFDTGRDEIPHEFTATLTAVNGRRVAQGRDFASNGTLKGTDVVHLDEPAARALAGRLSGSAYKVNSVERKPYTRKPYAPFRTTTLQQEASRKLGFSAKSTMQVAQRLYENGFITYMRTDSITLSETAVAAARSQAIKLYGAAYVPDKPRAYASKVKNAQEAHEAIRPSGEEFRTPGETGLSGDMFRLYELIWQRTVASQMKDAVGESVTVKVGGTSSSGEQVEFGATGRTITFHGFLKAYVEGADDPSTDRDDSEKRLPNLDEGDRLTAAELKALSHATKPPARYTEASLIKELEDREIGRPSTYASIIGTILDRGYVFKKGTALVPSFLAFAVVNLLERHFGHLVDYDFTADMEKVLDDIANDRAERVPELRRFYFGEEGDEGLKEMVTDLGEIDAKEISSFSIRGTDIMIRVGRYGPYLDREGSRVNVPEDLAPDELTAERAEELFSRPTGDRELGRDPVTGHVIVAKDGRYGPYVTEILPEEAPPAEGTKKRTKKADVPKPRTGSLLKTMSLDTVTLDDALRLLSLPRVLGELEGQEVTAQNGKFGPYIKKGTDSRSLSSEDELFTVTLEQAKELFAQPKARGRRAAAAPPLRELGEDPVSKKPIVVKEGRFGPYVTDGETNASLRKGDEVEQITTERAAELLADRRSRGPAPKRPTRAKAKAKA, from the coding sequence GTGCCAGCCAAGAACGGCAACGCCGGCGGAACCCGCCTGGTGATCGTCGAGTCGCCTTCCAAGGCGAAGACCATCGCTGGGTACCTCGGCCGCGGCTACGTCGTGGAGTCCAGTATCGGGCATATTCGCGACCTCCCCGAGAAGGCCGACGACATCCCTGAGAAGTACAAGGGGGAGTCGTGGGCACGCCTCGGCGTCAACGTGGACAGCGAGTTCGAGCCGCTCTATGTCGTCAACCACGACAAGAAGGCCCAGGTCAGCAAGCTTAAGCAGCTGCTCAAAGATGCTGACGAGCTCTATCTCGCCACTGACGAGGACCGGGAGGGCGAGGCGATCGCCTGGCACCTCCGCGAGGTGCTCAACCCCAAGGTGCCGGTGCACCGCATGGTGTTCCACGAGATCACTCCGCGGGCCATCCAGGACGCGGTGGACAACCCGCGTGCCCTGAACCTGCGGCTGGTCGACGCCCAGGAGACCCGGCGCATCCTCGACCGTCTCTACGGTTACGAGGTCAGCCCGGTCCTGTGGAAGAAGGTCAAGCCGCGCCTGTCCGCCGGTCGCGTGCAGTCCGTGGCGACCCGGCTGGTCGTGGAGCGCGAGCGCGAGCGCCTGGCGTTCACCAGCGCGAGCTACTGGGACCTGCAGGCGCTGTTCGACACCGGCCGCGACGAGATCCCGCACGAGTTCACCGCCACGCTGACCGCGGTGAACGGCAGGCGCGTCGCCCAGGGGCGTGACTTCGCGAGCAACGGCACCCTCAAGGGCACCGACGTGGTCCACCTGGACGAGCCGGCCGCACGGGCACTCGCCGGGCGGTTGAGCGGCAGCGCCTACAAGGTCAACTCGGTCGAGCGCAAGCCGTACACCCGCAAGCCGTACGCGCCGTTCCGGACGACCACGCTGCAGCAGGAGGCCAGCCGGAAGCTGGGCTTCTCCGCGAAGTCGACCATGCAGGTCGCCCAGCGCCTGTACGAGAACGGCTTCATCACCTACATGAGGACCGACAGCATCACGTTGTCGGAGACCGCCGTCGCCGCCGCGCGCAGCCAGGCCATCAAGCTGTACGGCGCGGCGTACGTGCCGGACAAGCCGCGCGCCTACGCCAGCAAGGTGAAGAACGCGCAGGAGGCCCACGAGGCGATCCGTCCTTCGGGTGAGGAGTTCCGCACCCCGGGCGAGACCGGCCTGAGCGGTGACATGTTCCGGCTGTACGAGCTGATCTGGCAGCGGACCGTCGCCTCGCAGATGAAGGACGCGGTCGGCGAATCGGTCACCGTCAAGGTGGGCGGCACCTCCAGCTCCGGTGAGCAGGTCGAGTTCGGGGCCACCGGCCGGACCATCACCTTCCACGGATTCCTCAAGGCCTACGTCGAGGGCGCGGACGACCCGTCCACCGACCGTGACGACTCCGAGAAGCGCCTGCCCAACCTGGACGAGGGCGACCGTCTCACCGCGGCCGAGCTCAAGGCGCTGTCGCACGCCACCAAGCCGCCTGCGCGCTATACCGAGGCCTCGCTCATCAAGGAGCTGGAGGACCGGGAGATCGGCCGTCCCTCGACCTACGCGTCGATCATCGGGACGATCCTGGACCGCGGTTACGTGTTCAAGAAGGGCACCGCCCTGGTGCCGTCCTTCCTGGCGTTCGCGGTGGTCAACCTGCTGGAGCGGCACTTCGGTCATCTCGTCGACTACGACTTCACCGCCGACATGGAGAAGGTCCTCGACGACATCGCCAACGACCGGGCGGAGCGGGTGCCCGAGCTGCGCCGCTTCTACTTCGGCGAGGAGGGTGACGAAGGTCTCAAGGAGATGGTGACCGATCTCGGCGAGATCGACGCCAAGGAGATCAGCTCCTTCTCGATCCGGGGCACCGACATCATGATCCGGGTGGGGCGTTACGGCCCCTACCTGGACCGTGAGGGCTCCCGGGTGAACGTGCCCGAGGACCTGGCTCCCGACGAGCTCACCGCGGAAAGGGCCGAGGAGCTGTTCTCGCGTCCGACGGGCGATCGCGAGCTGGGCAGGGACCCGGTCACCGGACACGTGATCGTGGCCAAGGACGGGCGTTACGGCCCGTATGTGACCGAGATCCTCCCCGAGGAGGCTCCTCCGGCGGAGGGGACCAAGAAGAGGACCAAGAAGGCCGACGTTCCCAAGCCGCGCACCGGGTCGCTGCTCAAGACGATGTCCCTGGACACCGTCACCCTCGACGACGCCCTGCGGTTGCTCTCGCTGCCCCGGGTGCTCGGGGAGCTCGAAGGCCAGGAGGTCACGGCCCAGAACGGCAAGTTCGGGCCCTACATCAAGAAGGGCACCGACTCGAGGTCGCTGTCGTCGGAGGACGAGCTGTTCACGGTCACGCTGGAGCAGGCCAAGGAGCTGTTCGCCCAGCCCAAGGCCCGAGGCAGGCGCGCCGCCGCCGCTCCTCCGCTGCGTGAGCTCGGTGAGGACCCGGTGTCCAAGAAGCCGATCGTGGTGAAGGAGGGCCGTTTCGGTCCCTACGTGACCGACGGCGAGACCAACGCCTCCTTGCGCAAGGGCGACGAGGTCGAGCAGATCACCACCGAACGCGCCGCCGAGCTCCTCGCCGACCGCCGCTCCCGCGGCCCGGCGCCCAAGCGGCCCACCCGGGCGAAGGCGAAGGCCAAGGCCTGA